The sequence AAGTCGCCTGTCGGGTCGTGGTTCTTCAGGTGGCCGTCGCCGACTATGTCGCCGTAGGTGTGCCTGTCTCCGTAGCGGGAGTAGTCTATGATCAGCGACAGGGCGCCCGCGACCACCCTGCCCTTGTCCTCTATGCAGAGCTGCCCCTCGGGGAAGCGGGCTATCATGGACGAGAACTGCTCCCTGGACCAGGCGCCGCCCATCTCCGGGTAGATGGTGTTCATTATTCTCCTGACCTCGTCGTAGTCCCTGGTCGTGAACTGGCGGAGCTCAAGCTCGTGCTGGTAGCGCTTCTTCGCCATCGTGTCTCTCCCCTCCCGGCACATTATACGTCGAGGAGCGGCAAAATAACAGGAGCGGAGCGCGACTTCGACCGCGGACTATGTCGCCGGGCGCGTTTATGCTAGAATTAGCGACAAAGTCCTCGTAAAGGAGATGGAAGCCGGTATGGAACAGTGCGGAGGCGTCGATTTCGAGAAGGTTGTAAATAAAAGCCCCATAGCGTCTTTTATCTGGCTTCGCTCTGATGAAGAATGCCCCTGCTTCGTCTCCGAGGGGATCCGGGCATTCGGCTACGATCCATCGGACTTCACCTCGGGAAGGGTACGGTTCGAGGACCTGGTTCACCCGGAGGACAGGGATTCTCTCTCCTTCGTCCCGGATGCGACGCCCAAGGGCTACAGGCTGAAGAACCCGCAGGGCGGATGGCGGTGGGTGCTGCACAGGGTCTGCGTGATCGAGGGAGGGTGCGATATGCCGGAGGAGATCCTCTGGCTGGTGTCCGACATAACAGCCCACATGGAGATTCACAGCGAGCTGCAGAGGAACGAGTCCAAGCTGGCGGCCTTCACCAACGCCCTGCCGGCGATGCTGCTGGTGCTGGACGAGGACGGCAGGTTCATCGAGGTGAGCGGATCGTCCGAGGGGGTTGAAACCGTCTCCAAGTACATCGGAAAGACCGTGAGAGAATCTCTCCCGGATGAGAAGGCCGAGGAGCTTATGGCGCCGCTGGAGAGATGCTTCGAGACGGGAGCGCACCAGACGGCGGCTTACGAGATAGAGATAGGCGGCAAGAGATACTTCCAGGAGACGCACATCTCCCTGATGCCGGAGACGTTCGACGGCAAGAGGGCGGTGGTCTGCGTGGCGATAGACATAACCGCGCGCAAGGAGCTGGAGGAGCAGAT comes from Synergistaceae bacterium and encodes:
- a CDS encoding diguanylate cyclase; amino-acid sequence: MEQCGGVDFEKVVNKSPIASFIWLRSDEECPCFVSEGIRAFGYDPSDFTSGRVRFEDLVHPEDRDSLSFVPDATPKGYRLKNPQGGWRWVLHRVCVIEGGCDMPEEILWLVSDITAHMEIHSELQRNESKLAAFTNALPAMLLVLDEDGRFIEVSGSSEGVETVSKYIGKTVRESLPDEKAEELMAPLERCFETGAHQTAAYEIEIGGKRYFQETHISLMPETFDGKRAVVCVAIDITARKELEEQILLQSVHNPLDMASNRTRFNRALFLALAEAQRTGSPLALFHIDLDKFNRVNEAIGREMADLLLKGVAQRLQGACRREDIIYRMEGVNYYVILPKPGTKEDISAIADRMLNAIKSAAPQQSSFTLTATIGISVFPTDGQDSKGLLRVAEQALSAGKEAGGDCYRFYEPEA